The Bacillota bacterium sequence ATGGTGTACAGTATACCCGGACACTCCTTGGGCGGCGGAGCCATCCCAGGAATGCAGATGACTTGACCCACCTGTAACCGATTGGGGTCGACCCCAGGGTTGGCTGCCAGCAAATCATCGAGGGAAACATTAAAGCGTCGAGACAATTGGTAGAAGGTATCTCCTGCGCGAATGGTATACAACTGTCCCCCGGGGCAGTCGGGTTCGGGAGCGATTCCCGGAAGACAGATCTGACTGCCCACCACCAAATTAGCGGGATCAACGTTGGGATTGGCGTCTAACAAGTCTGCCAAAGGTATGCCAAATTCCCGGGCGATGGCCCACATGGAGTCTCCCGACCGAATTGTGTACAGCCGTCCTCCCGGGCAGGGCGGGACCTGTGACCACATCACCATCGACAACACTTCCTTTCCGCCTGATATAGGATCGGGTACCTAAGAGTTTGTTCCCTACATGATATGTGTCGATGGTCCTTTGGTGACAAAAAAGCGAGGCGAGCCTAATAGACCCACCTCGCAATAACCTATATCCCTTTGTTAGTCCTCATCAACAGGAATTAGCTCGTACTCGCGACTTCCCAGACCTAACCCTTCAGCATGGGCGATTTGGAAATTGTAATCGTTCTCTGGCCACAGCTCCTGGAGCAAATCGCCACCATGGGCCTTGGTCAAAAGGTCTACAGTAGCTTGGTCAATGGCTACCGGATCGTAGGAGGCCAAGATCCCAATATCGCTCACTACCTTCTCTTGAGCGCGACTGTCACAGTCACAGTTCTTGGTAACGTGAATCAGGAAATTGGCAAAGAACATCTTGCCCTCCTTCTCCTTGAGGGCGCCGTAGGCAAACTCAGCCATTTTTTCCTGCAGCTTCTGGGTGCTACCCTCGCCTTTGTTTTCAATGGCGTCAAACTTACAGGTAGTGAGACACTCTGCACAACCATAACAGACCTCAAGATCAATTTGGGCCTTGCCCTCTACCATGGAAATAGCTTCCACGGGACACCACTTAATGCAGAGACCACAGGCAGTACAGACCTCTCGATCCACTTCCGGTTGGATGTCGGAGTGTTGCATTTGTTTGCCGCTTCTGCTGGCGGCACCCATGGCCACATTCTTGATGGCGGCTCCCATGCCCGCAGCCACGTGACCAGTGGGATGGGACAGAACAAATACTACATCGGCATGGAGAAAGTCGTTGGCAATATTAACACTGGTAAAGTACTTGCCTTCAATCTCTACTTGCGTATAGTTCTTCGATAGAAGTCCATCGGCAATAATAACGGGAACGCCCACCTTGTCCGGGGTAAAACCATTGTCGTAGGCCTGCATCAAATGATCTACCGAGTTAAATCTGCGTCCCTTGTACAAAGTGTTGGTATCGGTCAAATACACCTTCCCCTGGGCTGCCTTCAGATCATCCAGCAGGGGTCGAATGTACTCGGGCTTGATGAAACCGACGCCCCTTTGTTCACCAAAGTGCATCTTGACCCCAACATATTCACCGGGATTGACAATATCATAGGCTCCTGCTGCCTTCACTACCCGCCGAGCTTTGGCAGCAATGGACTCCCGACTTTCACCGTCCTTGACGGGAATGAACCAAACCTTACTGGCCACAAACAACATCCTTCCATTATGAAGATTAGGTCTGCAACATCATTCGCTGTTATACCAACTAAACCCTTCTTAAGGAGTATCCAGGAAAACGGGGGGATATGGTCGGGACATCAATCACCCCGTCGATACTCGACGGGGTGATTCTTCCCTATTCATCTTTGCCACTGGTCTCTATGGCTGAATCTTGCTTTCGTCCCTTTCAAAGGGAACATCGGTGGTCCAATGTCCTGCGAGGGATTCCACTGGCTTGCCTTCAATCAAGAGAAAGAATCCCCGCACTCCCTCCAGCTCCGACAATGAGTTAGCCAGCGAGAACAGCGTCATCGTTTCACCGGTGGAACCGCCCCAGTGATTGGTCTGCATCTCGGCAGAAAAATCCGTGTAGGCAATCCCGTCTCGAACCTCAACGCTAAGGAGTTTGGTTCCCTCGGGGATGGTTCGTCCCAATCCCGGCTCCGTGGGACCCTTAATCAATTCGTTAACTACTAACTCCGGCAAGGATTGATCTTTCCTAATCACTGTACGTTTTTCCGGGGCCAATCCAGTGGCATCGGAATTGGTAAAGTACAGGGTTAACTCAACCTCTTGCTCCACCGGCTCATCGACGGAGCGGCGAAGCCAGTTGGGACCTGCCTCCCAGAGAATGAGAGCCAAGAGCACTAGGGCCAAGGCTCCCATTACTATCCATCTTGTCCTTTTTTCGCCCATATCTACCCCTCCGTATTGCTGCCCAGGGTGCAACTTGACTAGCAACTTATTGTCAGTATACAACATCCTGTCACCGACTCAGGCAGCAATTCCTATCAGTTTAGCCTGGGACGGGGCTAAATGACCTCCAGGTAGTCTCTATCGGGAAGCGGTGGATGGGGCACGTGGG is a genomic window containing:
- a CDS encoding DUF362 domain-containing protein; its protein translation is MASKVWFIPVKDGESRESIAAKARRVVKAAGAYDIVNPGEYVGVKMHFGEQRGVGFIKPEYIRPLLDDLKAAQGKVYLTDTNTLYKGRRFNSVDHLMQAYDNGFTPDKVGVPVIIADGLLSKNYTQVEIEGKYFTSVNIANDFLHADVVFVLSHPTGHVAAGMGAAIKNVAMGAASRSGKQMQHSDIQPEVDREVCTACGLCIKWCPVEAISMVEGKAQIDLEVCYGCAECLTTCKFDAIENKGEGSTQKLQEKMAEFAYGALKEKEGKMFFANFLIHVTKNCDCDSRAQEKVVSDIGILASYDPVAIDQATVDLLTKAHGGDLLQELWPENDYNFQIAHAEGLGLGSREYELIPVDED
- a CDS encoding GerMN domain-containing protein; protein product: MGEKRTRWIVMGALALVLLALILWEAGPNWLRRSVDEPVEQEVELTLYFTNSDATGLAPEKRTVIRKDQSLPELVVNELIKGPTEPGLGRTIPEGTKLLSVEVRDGIAYTDFSAEMQTNHWGGSTGETMTLFSLANSLSELEGVRGFFLLIEGKPVESLAGHWTTDVPFERDESKIQP